The window GCCGTCACCGTCATCGACCGCAACAACCCGTACCGCTACGCCGAGGTGCGCGGGCGCGTGGTCGACACCGTCGTCGGGCCCGAAGCCCGCGAGCACATCGACAAGCTGAGCTACAAGTACGGCGGCAACCCGTACCCGGCCGACGCCATCCAGACCGAGCGGGTGATCGTTCGCATTCGTCCGGACCGCCAGATCGTGCGGGGGTAAGCACGGCCATGGCCGAGTTGCGGACGTACCGGGCCAAACGGGACTTCTCCCGCACGCCCGAGCCGTCCGGCGACGAACCGGTACCTGCTGTCGGGGGTCGGTTCGTCGTGCAAGAGCACCACGCCACTGCGCTGCACTGGGACGTGCGCCTCGAACGCGACGGCGTGCTCGCCTCGTGGGCCGTCCCCAAGGGCATCCCCCCTGATCCTCGCAACGACCACTTGGCCGTACAGACCGAGGACCACCCCATGAAGTACCTCGACTTCGAGGGCGAGATCCCCGAAGGCGAGTACGGCGGCGGCCTCATGAAGGTGTGGGACACCGGCACCTACCAGTGCGAGAAGTGGAGCGACCGCGAAGTCATGGTCGTCTTCGCGGGCCAGCGGGCCACCGGCCGCTACGTCTTCTTCAAGACCGGCGGGCGCAACTGGATGCTGCACCGCATGGACCCCCCGGTCGACCCGGCGCGCGAGCTGGTGCCCGACACGTTCGCACCGGCGGCGCCGACAGCGGGCTCCCTGCCCGACGACGAAGCCGAGTGGGCCTTCGAGGCAGCGTGGGGCGGCTTGCCCGTCGTGGTCGTGTCGCAAGGCGGGCGACTCCGCATCCACGACGGCGGGGGCGACGACATCTCCGACACCTTCCCCGAGCTGTCGCCGCTCGGTCGGGCGCTGGGCATCGTGGAGGTCGCCCTGGAAGGCGAGCTCGTCGCCGTCGACGACGACGGCCGTCCCGACCCCGAACTGGTCGAGCGCCGGCGTGCCCTCAAGAGC of the Acidimicrobiales bacterium genome contains:
- a CDS encoding PPOX class F420-dependent oxidoreductase, producing the protein MIDDAVKALAQEANFAALTTLLPDGMPQTHVMWVDADDEFVLINTEPHRQKFKNLERDPRVAVTVIDRNNPYRYAEVRGRVVDTVVGPEAREHIDKLSYKYGGNPYPADAIQTERVIVRIRPDRQIVRG
- a CDS encoding DNA polymerase ligase N-terminal domain-containing protein: MAELRTYRAKRDFSRTPEPSGDEPVPAVGGRFVVQEHHATALHWDVRLERDGVLASWAVPKGIPPDPRNDHLAVQTEDHPMKYLDFEGEIPEGEYGGGLMKVWDTGTYQCEKWSDREVMVVFAGQRATGRYVFFKTGGRNWMLHRMDPPVDPARELVPDTFAPAAPTAGSLPDDEAEWAFEAAWGGLPVVVVSQGGRLRIHDGGGDDISDTFPELSPLGRALGIVEVALEGELVAVDDDGRPDPELVERRRALKSDSAVRRHAERHPFLFLAADLVWLEGHDATPLPGKDRRRLLDRLELAGPQWRTAPAHVGTGGALLDAVRQQALPGIRGRRLDAPYGPPLFVPAGATAKQQRARRR